In Gemmatimonadaceae bacterium, the following proteins share a genomic window:
- a CDS encoding carboxypeptidase regulatory-like domain-containing protein, whose product MKISRWTLRSALSIAALLGAANGLQAQVSTGGFTGIVTDETGKPMAGAQVQVVNRLTGARAGALTNSAGRYYISALETGGPYTITIRRIGFAQRDTNNLQVSLGETVRVDLSLNTAVTRLANVEIVASTTGAIMAQSHTGVETNVTDSAISRLPTLNRNFTDFVVLSPQVSTKGPGLSGGGQNNRFNAIQIDGAVANDLFGLSSTLQPGGLASAKQVSLEAIKEYQILLSPFDVRQGNFTGFLVNAVTKSGSNEFHSTGTYSTRNEKMERNVSYLRSSPFKQSQEGFWFGGPIIKDKLLFSVAPEFQQQEAPNIGPYLGQPTNITTKPPATQLAVDSLVNILTSKYGFANPGNGGLWDTKNPLLNLFARFDLINLPGNSRLVARYNYVSAKQDVVSTRSATRLALTNNGYQITDGTNSGTAQLFSTFGNGGTNELTVGYTDINDVRATPIQAPFVVISRTSSLGTGNGSLAAGTENSSQGNELDQKIAEFTDNYSYPWGAHRFTVGTQNKFYKVRNLFSQNSLGNYTFGTLDSLINDTPSSATLGIKLDNSDGAAHFTARSLAFYGEDEWQATNRLNIVGGLRLDLLGLVSKPGTNPNILSSSLAVNTSNVPMNIPQWSPRIGFNWDVTGDQVNQLRGGTGVFVGNPAYVWLSNLYGNSGVNGFANLSCNNASLAPAMPAAGSPTPTNCKGSTGTPAITVNTTNPDLRFPSTWRSSIGFDRRLPWNMIGTIEGMYTRQVQNFYYQNTGLVKDPIGHDLNGRAIYGDIATASSNPVPVRPAGVTGDVINITNQSTHDYAYSITEQIIKRFSNNFEGQIAYTYSHSYDVWDLTSSVAFSNWQFGRSLSGREDAQELAPSKWDAPHRFVVSGQYTLPTKTGISMTWIGESGVPFEYVYGSDMNGDNSASNDLLYVPTNAHDTTQIRFTTSGSGATARTPAQQADDLENFITSHSCLNSQRGTIMKRNSCRTPWDKVVNLSARQTLPTVQGKNFILQLDVFNFLNLLNKDWGSRDFGSSNSPALLTRRSYVAAPGQPIKIISGAQPVFNYNVVNQFNTQNPQSNYALQLQLKYQF is encoded by the coding sequence ATGAAGATTTCACGTTGGACGCTGCGAAGTGCCCTGAGTATCGCGGCGCTTCTCGGAGCGGCGAACGGCCTCCAGGCGCAAGTGTCGACGGGCGGCTTCACTGGGATCGTCACCGACGAAACCGGAAAACCAATGGCGGGCGCGCAGGTCCAGGTCGTCAATCGATTGACCGGTGCGCGCGCCGGCGCGCTCACGAACTCCGCCGGACGATACTACATCTCCGCGCTCGAAACGGGCGGACCGTACACGATCACCATCCGCCGAATCGGCTTCGCTCAGCGCGACACCAACAATCTCCAAGTCTCCCTCGGCGAGACGGTCCGCGTCGACCTGTCGCTCAACACGGCGGTCACCCGGCTCGCCAACGTCGAGATCGTCGCGTCGACGACCGGCGCCATCATGGCGCAGTCCCATACCGGCGTCGAGACGAACGTCACGGATTCGGCGATCTCGCGACTGCCGACGTTGAACCGCAACTTCACGGACTTCGTCGTGCTCTCGCCACAAGTGTCGACGAAAGGCCCGGGCCTCTCCGGCGGCGGCCAGAACAATCGCTTCAACGCGATTCAGATCGACGGCGCGGTCGCGAATGACCTCTTTGGTCTGAGCTCGACCCTGCAACCCGGCGGTCTGGCCAGCGCGAAGCAGGTCTCGCTCGAAGCGATCAAGGAATATCAGATCCTGTTGTCGCCGTTCGACGTTCGCCAGGGCAACTTCACCGGCTTCCTCGTGAACGCCGTGACGAAGAGCGGCTCGAACGAATTCCACAGCACGGGCACCTACAGCACGCGCAACGAGAAGATGGAGCGCAACGTCTCCTATCTCCGCTCCTCGCCGTTCAAGCAGTCGCAGGAAGGCTTCTGGTTCGGCGGTCCGATCATCAAGGACAAGTTGCTCTTCTCGGTCGCGCCGGAATTTCAGCAGCAAGAGGCGCCCAACATCGGCCCGTACCTCGGCCAGCCCACGAACATCACGACCAAGCCACCGGCCACGCAGCTGGCCGTCGACAGCTTGGTCAACATCTTGACGTCGAAATACGGCTTCGCGAATCCCGGCAACGGCGGCCTCTGGGATACGAAGAATCCGCTGCTGAACCTCTTCGCCCGCTTCGACCTCATCAACTTGCCGGGAAATAGCCGCCTGGTGGCGCGCTACAACTATGTCAGCGCCAAGCAGGACGTCGTCAGCACGCGCAGCGCCACGCGCCTCGCGCTCACGAACAACGGCTACCAGATCACCGACGGGACGAACAGCGGCACGGCGCAGCTCTTCTCGACGTTCGGCAATGGCGGGACGAACGAGCTGACCGTCGGCTACACGGACATCAACGACGTTCGCGCGACTCCGATTCAGGCGCCGTTCGTCGTCATCTCGCGCACCTCGAGCTTGGGCACCGGCAACGGTTCGCTCGCGGCTGGTACAGAGAACTCGTCCCAGGGCAATGAGCTCGACCAGAAGATCGCCGAGTTCACCGACAACTACAGCTACCCGTGGGGCGCTCACCGGTTCACGGTCGGCACGCAGAACAAGTTCTACAAAGTTCGCAACCTGTTCTCACAGAATTCCCTCGGCAATTACACGTTCGGCACGCTCGATTCCCTCATCAACGACACGCCGAGCTCCGCGACGCTCGGCATCAAGCTCGACAACAGCGACGGCGCGGCGCATTTCACGGCGCGTTCGCTGGCCTTTTACGGTGAAGACGAGTGGCAGGCGACGAACCGCCTGAACATCGTCGGCGGACTCCGTCTCGATCTGCTCGGCCTCGTGTCGAAGCCTGGAACGAATCCGAACATCCTTTCGAGCTCGCTCGCGGTGAACACGTCGAACGTGCCGATGAACATCCCTCAGTGGTCGCCGCGTATCGGTTTCAACTGGGACGTGACGGGCGATCAGGTGAACCAGCTGCGCGGTGGCACGGGCGTCTTCGTCGGCAACCCGGCCTACGTGTGGCTCAGCAACCTGTACGGAAACTCGGGCGTCAACGGATTCGCCAACCTGTCCTGCAACAACGCCAGCCTCGCCCCGGCGATGCCGGCCGCCGGGTCGCCGACGCCGACGAACTGCAAAGGCAGCACGGGTACGCCGGCGATCACGGTCAACACGACGAACCCGGACCTCAGGTTCCCATCGACGTGGCGCAGCTCGATTGGCTTCGATCGCCGACTGCCGTGGAACATGATCGGCACGATCGAAGGGATGTACACCCGACAGGTGCAGAACTTCTACTATCAGAACACCGGATTGGTGAAGGATCCGATCGGCCACGACCTGAACGGCCGCGCGATCTACGGTGACATCGCGACCGCGTCGTCCAACCCGGTTCCCGTTCGTCCTGCCGGCGTCACTGGTGACGTCATCAACATCACCAATCAGTCGACGCACGACTACGCGTACAGCATCACGGAGCAGATCATCAAGCGCTTCTCGAACAACTTCGAGGGCCAGATCGCCTACACGTACAGCCACTCCTACGACGTTTGGGACCTGACCTCATCGGTCGCTTTCTCGAACTGGCAGTTCGGCCGTTCGCTCTCGGGCCGCGAAGACGCTCAGGAGTTGGCGCCATCGAAGTGGGATGCTCCGCACCGCTTCGTCGTCAGCGGCCAGTACACGCTCCCGACGAAAACCGGCATTTCGATGACCTGGATCGGCGAATCGGGCGTTCCGTTCGAGTACGTCTACGGCAGCGACATGAACGGCGATAACTCGGCGTCGAACGACCTGCTCTACGTACCGACCAATGCCCACGACACGACGCAGATTCGTTTCACCACCAGCGGCAGCGGCGCGACTGCCCGCACGCCGGCCCAGCAGGCGGACGACCTCGAGAATTTCATCACGAGCCATTCCTGTCTGAACTCGCAGCGCGGCACGATCATGAAGCGCAACAGCTGCCGCACTCCCTGGGACAAGGTCGTGAACCTGTCGGCTCGCCAGACGCTGCCGACGGTTCAGGGCAAGAACTTCATCCTCCAGCTCGACGTCTTCAACTTTCTCAACCTGCTCAACAAGGACTGGGGCTCGCGCGACTTCGGCAGCTCGAACAGCCCGGCCCTTCTCACCCGCCGGTCGTACGTCGCCGCCCCGGGTCAGCCGATCAAGATCATCAGCGGCGCGCAGCCGGTTTTCAACTACAACGTCGTGAACCAGTTCAACACGCAGAACCCGCAGTCCAACTACGCGCTGCAGCTCCAACTCAAGTACCAGTTCTAG
- a CDS encoding M28 family peptidase, with the protein MRSPVGVAVAMFAVGCTSSGSAPSQSAPVSSTGGRPAVIAPALDAIRETDLRRDMFAMGGDAMRGREAGTLDEMRATGWVAEQAREAGLQPAGDDGTFFQWWQMRRTRLSASSQISLGGKPLQLWRDAVALSNQPATEDLPVVFVADSAALERTDVKGKAVAMVVTPIPTQPAAQFTIRGNFQATTATMLRQHAARIAQAGGAAAILISDGSSALDEAFVATATVSSRGQYAIDSAGGPAGTFARPPNQNAAGAGRAGGAGAGGGGRGRGNAPTIPALWLHHDALESARSPNAKLVANIVSETFYYPSGNVIGIVKGTDPRLAHEYVLYSGHQDHDGTRYVVNGDSIWNGADDNASVSVAMLAIARAFVAHPAPRPILFVWHGAEERGLLGSRWYVNHPTVPHSEIVAVLNGDMIGRNDPDSAALLGAQPPHRNSMALVDDALRANAELTHFKLDTVWDRPSHPEGWYFRSDHLPYARAGIPAIEFSTLLHPDYHTPRDEPSRIDIPKLARMSRWMYATGWIVANAAQRPDVIAGFKLER; encoded by the coding sequence ATGCGTAGCCCCGTCGGCGTCGCGGTCGCGATGTTCGCGGTCGGCTGCACATCGTCGGGGTCGGCACCCTCGCAGTCGGCCCCCGTGTCGTCAACCGGCGGCCGGCCCGCGGTGATCGCGCCGGCGCTCGACGCGATCCGCGAGACCGACCTACGGCGCGACATGTTCGCGATGGGTGGCGACGCGATGCGCGGGCGGGAAGCCGGCACCCTCGACGAAATGCGCGCCACGGGCTGGGTCGCCGAGCAGGCACGCGAGGCGGGGCTACAGCCGGCCGGCGACGACGGGACGTTCTTTCAGTGGTGGCAAATGCGGCGCACGCGACTGAGCGCGAGCAGCCAGATCAGTCTCGGCGGCAAACCGCTGCAACTCTGGCGCGACGCTGTCGCTCTATCGAATCAGCCAGCAACCGAAGACCTGCCAGTGGTATTCGTGGCTGACTCGGCGGCGCTCGAACGTACCGATGTGAAAGGAAAAGCCGTGGCGATGGTGGTCACGCCCATCCCGACTCAGCCGGCGGCCCAATTCACGATCCGCGGGAATTTCCAAGCGACCACCGCGACCATGCTGCGACAGCACGCAGCGCGCATCGCCCAGGCAGGCGGAGCCGCGGCGATTCTCATCTCGGACGGATCGAGCGCCCTCGACGAAGCGTTCGTTGCAACCGCCACCGTGTCGTCGCGGGGACAGTACGCGATCGACTCGGCCGGCGGGCCGGCGGGCACCTTTGCTCGGCCGCCGAACCAGAACGCGGCAGGCGCGGGTAGGGCGGGCGGCGCCGGCGCTGGCGGCGGTGGCCGCGGGCGTGGAAACGCGCCGACGATTCCGGCGCTGTGGCTTCACCACGATGCGCTCGAGTCGGCACGATCGCCGAACGCCAAGCTCGTGGCGAACATCGTCAGCGAGACGTTCTACTATCCGTCGGGGAACGTGATCGGCATCGTGAAGGGCACCGATCCCCGCCTGGCCCACGAATACGTGCTGTACAGCGGGCATCAGGATCACGACGGGACGCGCTACGTCGTGAACGGCGACTCGATCTGGAACGGCGCCGACGACAACGCGAGCGTCAGCGTCGCGATGCTGGCGATCGCGCGCGCGTTCGTCGCGCATCCGGCGCCGCGTCCGATTCTCTTCGTTTGGCACGGCGCGGAAGAGCGCGGATTGCTGGGGTCACGCTGGTACGTGAATCACCCGACGGTGCCGCACTCGGAGATCGTCGCGGTCCTGAACGGGGACATGATCGGTCGCAACGATCCGGATAGCGCTGCGCTGCTCGGCGCACAGCCGCCGCATCGGAACTCGATGGCGTTGGTGGACGACGCGCTGCGTGCGAACGCGGAGCTGACGCACTTCAAGCTCGATACGGTGTGGGATCGCCCGTCGCATCCGGAAGGTTGGTACTTCCGCAGCGATCATCTGCCGTACGCGCGCGCGGGAATTCCGGCAATCGAGTTCAGTACGCTACTGCATCCCGACTATCACACGCCGCGCGACGAGCCGTCGCGCATCGACATCCCGAAGTTGGCGCGGATGAGCCGCTGGATGTACGCGACGGGCTGGATCGTCGCGAACGCGGCGCAAAGGCCGGACGTGATCGCCGGGTTCAAGTTGGAGAGGTAG
- the queF gene encoding preQ(1) synthase — MPRPELLETFPNPYPDRGYEIAMECAEFTSLCPLGGIETDAAELEALQGGAPDFGTIRIKYVPAATCLELKSFKLYLWSFRNDGIFYERAVNRILDDLAQAAKPQWMEVVGDFNVRGGIKSVITARVGERKNA; from the coding sequence ATGCCACGCCCTGAACTGCTGGAGACGTTTCCCAATCCGTACCCCGATCGCGGCTACGAGATCGCGATGGAATGCGCCGAGTTCACGTCCCTTTGCCCGCTCGGCGGAATTGAGACGGACGCGGCCGAGCTCGAGGCGCTTCAAGGCGGGGCGCCGGATTTCGGAACGATCCGCATCAAATACGTCCCGGCCGCCACCTGCCTCGAGCTCAAGAGCTTCAAGCTGTACCTCTGGAGCTTCCGGAACGACGGAATCTTCTACGAGCGCGCTGTCAACCGAATCCTCGACGACCTCGCGCAAGCAGCGAAACCACAGTGGATGGAGGTGGTGGGTGACTTCAATGTTCGCGGCGGGATCAAGTCGGTCATCACGGCTCGCGTCGGCGAGCGCAAAAATGCGTAG
- a CDS encoding rhomboid family intramembrane serine protease, which yields MSSPVVTPPPESEQFRLTPAVQAIIALNLLVMLAQTAVGYPDMRSWLGFDTTGFPGHWWSPVTYMFVHAGLTPLLVNAYALYLFGPRVERQWGSGGAFGNSNPDAPRTVSWGSTSRRFAGFYLLCGLGGVACQLLFFRSGTLIGASAAVFGVMTAYAMQWPDDEVMFLFVFPVRARSLMVGLLVFNVVMGVAGADGGAGAAAGTNLAYFAHLGGVFAAYVYMRMVSTSPNIDQVRQRVANLPEADEPPRAIPRNPPRRERADEVDDVVAKSKATIAKRIVAASPSPRRAEPRADELDRLLDKISEHGIDSLTSDERSALEEMSKRFRGRES from the coding sequence ATGTCGTCGCCCGTCGTAACCCCGCCACCGGAATCCGAGCAGTTCAGGCTGACGCCCGCTGTGCAGGCGATCATCGCGCTCAACCTCCTCGTGATGTTGGCGCAAACGGCCGTCGGTTATCCCGACATGCGGTCGTGGCTCGGCTTCGACACGACGGGGTTCCCGGGGCATTGGTGGAGCCCGGTCACGTACATGTTCGTTCACGCGGGGCTGACTCCGCTCCTCGTGAATGCCTATGCCCTATACCTGTTCGGGCCACGAGTCGAGCGGCAATGGGGCTCGGGCGGAGCGTTCGGCAATTCGAATCCGGACGCGCCGCGAACGGTGTCGTGGGGTAGCACCTCGCGGCGCTTCGCCGGTTTCTACCTGCTGTGTGGCCTCGGCGGCGTCGCGTGCCAACTGCTCTTCTTCCGAAGCGGAACGCTGATCGGCGCATCGGCCGCGGTGTTCGGCGTCATGACGGCGTATGCGATGCAGTGGCCCGACGACGAGGTCATGTTCCTCTTCGTCTTTCCCGTACGTGCCCGATCCCTGATGGTCGGCTTGCTCGTGTTCAACGTCGTAATGGGCGTTGCGGGAGCTGACGGCGGCGCCGGCGCGGCTGCCGGGACGAACCTCGCGTATTTCGCGCACCTCGGCGGCGTGTTCGCCGCGTACGTGTACATGCGAATGGTGTCGACGTCGCCGAACATCGACCAGGTGCGTCAGCGCGTCGCCAACCTGCCGGAAGCGGACGAGCCGCCCCGCGCGATTCCGAGAAACCCGCCCCGCCGTGAGCGCGCGGACGAAGTGGACGACGTCGTGGCCAAGAGCAAGGCGACGATCGCCAAACGAATCGTCGCGGCGTCGCCGTCGCCGCGCCGAGCGGAGCCGCGGGCCGACGAGTTGGATCGCCTGCTCGACAAAATCTCCGAACACGGCATCGACAGTCTGACATCCGACGAACGCAGCGCGCTCGAGGAAATGTCCAAGCGTTTTCGCGGCCGCGAGTCCTGA
- a CDS encoding D-alanine--D-alanine ligase — MRGGRDRLKILVLMGGTSTERDVSLASGIRIAEALRSIGHAVTAVDPARGEISTEEQRALSAGGVVRVAPPTQESLRQMAREALPRLASNLPRRGDADVVVLGLHGGSGEDGTIQAMLELTGVPYTGSHTLGSALAMDKDLSKALFRQAGVTTADWLMAPATASEVASKIGYPAIVKPSKQGSTVGLSVVKEPGALQAAIDQAADFDDEVMVERFIPGRELTVGILGGEALPVGEIIPRHEIYDYECKYTAGMAEERFPAELTAEETARIQDQARRAFAALKLRGCARIDFRMSSDSTFYCLEANTLPGMTNTSLIPQAAAAAGISFPELCDRIVRLALDAHADSARARRAS; from the coding sequence ATGAGAGGTGGACGGGATCGTCTCAAGATTCTCGTTCTGATGGGAGGCACGTCGACGGAGCGAGACGTGTCGCTCGCCAGTGGAATTCGAATCGCCGAAGCGCTCCGGTCCATTGGGCACGCGGTGACCGCGGTTGATCCCGCGCGGGGGGAGATCAGCACCGAGGAGCAGCGAGCCCTCTCCGCCGGCGGGGTAGTCCGGGTCGCGCCGCCCACGCAGGAGTCGCTTCGGCAGATGGCGCGGGAGGCATTGCCGCGGTTGGCGTCGAACCTGCCGCGACGTGGCGACGCGGACGTCGTCGTCCTCGGGCTCCACGGGGGCAGCGGAGAGGACGGGACGATCCAGGCGATGCTCGAGCTGACCGGCGTCCCGTATACGGGCAGCCACACCCTGGGCAGCGCCCTGGCGATGGACAAGGATCTTTCCAAGGCCTTGTTCCGGCAGGCCGGGGTCACGACCGCCGACTGGCTGATGGCCCCGGCGACGGCATCCGAGGTAGCCTCAAAAATCGGCTACCCGGCGATTGTAAAGCCGTCCAAACAGGGGTCGACCGTCGGGTTGTCTGTGGTGAAGGAGCCCGGCGCTCTTCAGGCGGCGATCGACCAGGCGGCGGATTTCGACGACGAGGTGATGGTCGAACGCTTCATTCCCGGGCGCGAGCTCACGGTAGGCATCCTAGGCGGCGAAGCACTTCCGGTTGGAGAAATCATCCCGAGGCACGAGATTTACGATTACGAGTGCAAGTACACCGCGGGCATGGCCGAGGAGCGATTCCCGGCAGAGCTCACGGCGGAAGAGACGGCGAGAATTCAAGATCAGGCGCGAAGGGCGTTCGCCGCTCTCAAACTCCGCGGGTGTGCGCGCATCGATTTCCGCATGTCGAGCGACAGCACGTTCTATTGTCTCGAGGCGAACACGCTCCCGGGCATGACGAACACGAGTCTCATACCACAGGCGGCCGCCGCGGCCGGGATTTCTTTCCCGGAGTTGTGCGATCGCATCGTGCGCCTCGCGCTCGATGCGCACGCCGACTCGGCGCGCGCGCGGAGAGCGTCGTGA
- a CDS encoding pyridoxal-phosphate dependent enzyme, whose translation MSISSSSVSPAPRHVLPYENVLGLIGWTPLIRLSRVTRGIRTPVFAKAEFINPGGSLKDRIGLPIIERAEREGRLKPGGTIVEGTSGNTGIGLAIAAAFKGYKCVFTMPDKMSQEKVRLLKAFGAEVIVTPTAVPPDHPDNYVMMAKRIAHETPNAILANQFYNDANSQAHYDTTGPEIWEQTKGKVTHFVFAAGTGGTITGVGRFLKAKNPAIQVIAGDPVGSILCDMWRSKGENKPEGVPYKVEGIGQDKVPGTLDMSVIDDFMTVNDKESFSMARRLTREEGLFVGGSSGLVVHVALHVARRLDDPNALVVVPLPDTGERYLSKLYNDEWMRENQLLDADRTTLAALIDAKARSSGHTPVVVSVGPGATVRQALGLMSLHDVSQLPVMEGANCVGSVSDWSLSAKSLDNTKLLDATVSEVMDPPFPMVDMAQPVDNVAKLLSKSNPAVLVRSNGNVQGIVTRSDMLNYLMAR comes from the coding sequence ATGTCGATTTCTTCCTCTTCCGTCTCGCCCGCGCCGCGTCACGTACTTCCGTACGAGAACGTGCTCGGTCTGATCGGCTGGACTCCGCTGATTCGGCTGAGCCGCGTGACGCGCGGCATCCGCACGCCGGTATTCGCCAAAGCGGAGTTCATCAATCCGGGCGGCTCCCTCAAGGACCGCATCGGCCTGCCGATCATCGAGCGCGCCGAACGAGAGGGACGCCTCAAACCCGGCGGGACGATCGTCGAAGGGACGAGCGGGAACACGGGCATCGGTCTCGCGATCGCGGCGGCGTTCAAGGGCTATAAGTGCGTGTTCACGATGCCGGACAAGATGTCGCAGGAGAAAGTCCGGCTGCTCAAAGCGTTCGGGGCCGAGGTCATCGTGACGCCGACCGCGGTCCCGCCGGATCACCCGGACAACTACGTGATGATGGCGAAGCGGATCGCGCATGAGACGCCCAACGCGATCCTCGCGAATCAGTTCTACAACGACGCGAACTCGCAGGCGCACTACGACACGACCGGCCCGGAGATCTGGGAACAGACCAAAGGGAAGGTGACGCACTTCGTGTTCGCCGCCGGTACGGGCGGCACGATCACCGGCGTGGGGCGCTTTCTCAAGGCGAAGAATCCCGCGATACAGGTCATCGCCGGCGACCCCGTCGGGTCGATTCTGTGTGACATGTGGCGGTCGAAGGGCGAGAACAAGCCGGAGGGCGTGCCGTACAAAGTCGAAGGGATCGGGCAGGACAAGGTCCCCGGCACGCTCGACATGAGCGTGATCGACGACTTCATGACGGTGAACGACAAGGAGTCGTTCAGCATGGCGCGGCGCCTGACGCGCGAGGAAGGGCTGTTCGTCGGCGGATCGAGCGGCCTCGTGGTGCATGTCGCGCTGCACGTCGCGCGGCGACTTGACGATCCGAACGCCTTGGTCGTCGTGCCGCTGCCGGATACGGGAGAGCGCTATCTCTCCAAGCTCTACAACGACGAGTGGATGCGAGAGAACCAGTTGCTCGACGCCGACCGCACGACCCTCGCCGCGCTCATCGACGCGAAGGCGCGGAGCAGCGGCCACACTCCAGTGGTGGTCAGCGTGGGGCCAGGCGCGACCGTCCGTCAGGCGCTGGGACTCATGTCGCTCCATGACGTGTCGCAGCTGCCCGTGATGGAGGGAGCGAACTGCGTCGGGTCGGTGAGCGACTGGTCACTTTCGGCGAAGAGCTTGGACAACACCAAGCTGCTCGACGCGACGGTCAGCGAGGTGATGGACCCGCCATTCCCGATGGTGGACATGGCGCAACCGGTGGACAACGTCGCCAAGCTTCTATCGAAATCGAACCCCGCCGTTCTCGTGCGCTCGAATGGCAACGTTCAAGGAATCGTCACTCGCTCGGACATGCTCAACTATTTGATGGCCCGATGA